A single genomic interval of Halomonas sp. GT harbors:
- a CDS encoding RidA family protein, whose amino-acid sequence MIQPVRTDLYAAKAPLEWAVVGNGILFTTQIPIGDDGAVVEGGIEAQTRQTLDNLQHTLKSAGAGMQQLTQVLIYVTQREDLATVNRVYAEYVTAPFPNRAAIIVSGFAREEMLVEMVAYAAVSEVS is encoded by the coding sequence ATGATCCAACCGGTAAGAACTGATCTCTATGCGGCTAAGGCCCCGCTTGAATGGGCCGTGGTCGGCAATGGCATCTTATTCACCACACAAATTCCCATCGGCGACGATGGCGCTGTGGTGGAAGGCGGTATCGAAGCACAAACTCGTCAGACGCTAGATAATTTGCAACATACCCTGAAAAGCGCCGGCGCAGGAATGCAACAACTGACTCAGGTATTGATCTACGTGACGCAACGCGAAGATCTGGCCACCGTTAATCGCGTCTATGCGGAATATGTCACCGCGCCTTTTCCCAATCGGGCCGCCATTATTGTGTCTGGTTTTGCGCGAGAAGAGATGTTGGTAGAAATGGTGGCTTATGCCGCTGTATCAGAGGTTTCATAG
- a CDS encoding cation diffusion facilitator family transporter yields MKTESSTLAFSAFMALLIGCAGITATLASNSQAILLDGLFNLIYFSVALVTIKVSKLASRPDSESYPFGYSYFESLVNLCKGLLILGVSIFALVDAIAALLTGGREISAGLAVIYALFATAACSLTAWVMHRSQRHVSSPLVAADKLNWLVNSIISAAVLAAFCLVMLFERLDWRGIVPYVDSLLVMAVVLLCLGVPVRMASQALRELLNKTPDETIAEPVRQAVARGLADIDTQEVRVRMVRPGRLLYIMVHVVLPKAFHASTLAHQDVLRQQIDEEVRRIYSPVVCDVVFTEDDRWAAPSCGQLVKKRA; encoded by the coding sequence GTGAAAACAGAATCCAGCACCTTAGCGTTTTCTGCCTTTATGGCGCTGCTGATTGGCTGTGCAGGTATCACTGCGACACTGGCATCTAACTCCCAGGCTATTTTGCTGGATGGGTTATTTAACCTTATCTATTTTAGCGTAGCCCTGGTCACCATCAAGGTTAGTAAGCTAGCCAGCCGACCCGATAGCGAGTCCTATCCATTTGGCTACAGCTACTTCGAGTCATTGGTAAATCTATGCAAAGGCTTATTGATATTAGGCGTTTCCATCTTTGCGTTGGTGGACGCCATCGCTGCGTTACTGACAGGTGGACGGGAGATCTCAGCGGGGCTGGCGGTTATCTACGCACTGTTTGCCACCGCCGCTTGCTCGCTCACCGCATGGGTCATGCACCGCAGTCAGCGCCATGTTAGTAGCCCGCTGGTGGCTGCTGACAAACTCAACTGGCTGGTGAACAGTATTATCTCGGCTGCTGTGTTAGCGGCGTTCTGCTTGGTGATGCTATTTGAGCGCCTAGACTGGCGGGGAATCGTACCTTATGTCGATTCACTTCTGGTAATGGCCGTGGTGCTGCTATGCCTTGGCGTACCGGTGCGAATGGCCTCCCAGGCATTGCGAGAACTGCTCAATAAAACACCCGACGAAACAATCGCCGAGCCAGTTCGCCAGGCGGTTGCTCGTGGTCTTGCAGATATCGATACCCAGGAAGTGCGGGTTCGCATGGTACGCCCTGGCCGCCTGCTGTATATCATGGTCCATGTGGTGCTACCCAAAGCATTTCATGCGTCTACGCTTGCCCATCAAGATGTCCTACGCCAGCAAATTGATGAAGAAGTGCGCCGTATTTACTCGCCGGTCGTCTGCGATGTGGTCTTTACCGAAGATGATCGCTGGGCAGCGCCTTCCTGCGGGCAGTTAGTGAAAAAACGCGCTTAA
- a CDS encoding GNAT family N-acetyltransferase codes for MRHADAVSFRQIAPEDAAELLLFEATERDWFEQHIEARAEHFYTPEGTRQHINECLALNARGRMRPLIIQHRGVIVGRANLREIENGYAKVGYRIAQHASGNGLAQKALKHLISEARCIYQINTLTATVSLDNHASQRVLKKAGFEVMEKLPEYSVVAGRKLDCVVMQKTDV; via the coding sequence ATGCGCCATGCTGATGCTGTTTCCTTTAGACAAATTGCTCCGGAAGATGCCGCCGAACTATTGTTGTTCGAAGCCACTGAACGTGACTGGTTTGAGCAGCACATAGAGGCCAGAGCGGAGCACTTCTACACGCCTGAAGGTACTCGCCAGCATATTAATGAGTGCTTGGCGTTAAATGCCCGAGGACGTATGAGACCGCTTATTATCCAACATCGAGGTGTGATAGTTGGGCGCGCCAACCTACGTGAGATAGAGAATGGTTACGCTAAGGTGGGGTATCGGATAGCCCAACATGCGAGTGGTAATGGGCTGGCGCAAAAGGCATTGAAGCATCTTATTAGCGAAGCTCGTTGCATTTACCAAATTAATACGCTCACGGCGACTGTTTCTTTAGACAATCACGCTTCACAGCGGGTACTGAAAAAAGCTGGGTTCGAAGTAATGGAAAAGCTACCTGAGTATTCGGTAGTAGCAGGGCGGAAGCTTGACTGCGTGGTCATGCAAAAAACAGATGTGTAG
- a CDS encoding carboxymuconolactone decarboxylase family protein — MTPSSPCPPIADADWPNEIAELREDFAGALNVYRTMAHHPDLLNAWAPLRQHVVKENALGPELTEVVILRAGLRMGSRYEWAHHVSRALALGFSTTRIDAIRTRPEGVDGLIVDAVDALFDHRMLSTEQEAELADAIGRKAVIDLIAMVGFYSVLGYLLKTYDTPVDDNIQQEAEKMPALFSLTS; from the coding sequence ATGACGCCCTCTTCTCCCTGCCCGCCTATTGCTGATGCCGATTGGCCAAACGAGATCGCAGAATTACGCGAAGACTTTGCCGGTGCTCTCAATGTCTATCGCACCATGGCTCATCACCCGGATTTACTCAACGCCTGGGCACCTTTGCGCCAGCATGTTGTTAAGGAAAATGCCTTAGGGCCAGAATTAACCGAGGTGGTGATTCTACGCGCGGGCTTGCGCATGGGGTCACGCTACGAATGGGCTCATCATGTTAGTCGGGCGCTCGCTCTTGGGTTCTCCACGACTCGGATCGATGCCATTCGAACTCGCCCCGAAGGCGTTGATGGTCTTATCGTCGACGCGGTGGATGCATTGTTTGATCACCGAATGCTGTCCACTGAGCAAGAAGCAGAGTTAGCAGACGCCATCGGACGTAAGGCCGTTATCGACCTGATTGCTATGGTGGGGTTTTATTCGGTATTGGGCTACCTGCTCAAGACTTACGACACGCCGGTCGACGACAACATTCAACAAGAAGCGGAAAAAATGCCAGCGCTATTTTCGTTAACCTCTTAG